CTTCGCCGACAGATGCACTTCGGTCAGATCGCCTTCGGCCGCCGGATGCTCGACGCACGCCGGCACGCCGGTCAGATCCGTCTTGTTCAGCACGCGCACCACCGGTACGCCATCCGGAAACCGCGCGGCGATCGTCTCGTCGTCCGCGGTCATCCCCGTGCGCGAATCGAGCAGGTGCAGCACGACGTCCGCGCGCTCGATCTCGCTCCATGTCCGCGCGATCCCGATCCGCTCGACTTCGTCCTCCGTCTCGCGCAACCCCGCCGTATCGATGATGTGCAGCGGAATTCCTTCGACCTGGATCGTCTGCGCGACCTTGTCGCGCGTCGTGCCCGCGATCGGCGTGACGATCGCCAGCTCCGCGCCGGCCAGCGCATTCAGCAGCGACGACTTGCCGACGTTCGGCTGCCCCGCGAGCACGACCGACAGCCCCTCGCGCAGCAGCGCACCCTGGCGTGCGTCGCCGAGCACGTGCGCCAGTTGCTCGCGGATTTTCGCAAGCTTGCCGCGCGCATCGGCCGCCTCCAGGAAGTCGATTTCCTCTTCCGGGAAATCGAGCGTCGCCTCGACCAGCATCCGCAGCGTGATCACGTCCTCGACGAGCGCGTGGATCTGCCGCGAGAACGCGCCGTCGAGCGAGCGCCCGGCCGAGCGCGCGGCCGCTTCGGTGCTCGCCTCGATCAGGTCGGCGACGGCTTCGGCCTGCGCAAGGTCCAGCTTGTCGTTCAAGAACGCGCGCCGCGTGAACTCGCCCGGTTCCGCAAGCCGCAGCCCGAAGCCACGCCCCGCATCCAGGCAGCGCTGCAGCAACAGCTGCATCACGATCGGCCCGCCATGCCCCTGCAGTTCCAGCACATGCTCGCCGGTGTACGAATGCGGCGCGGGAAAATACAGCGCGATCCCGCGGTCGAGCGGCGCGCCGTGCTCGTCGAGGAACGGCACGTAGCTCGCATGGCGCGGCGCGAGCCGCTGCCCGCACAACGCGTCGATCAGCGGCAGCGCAGCCGCCTCGCCGCCGCGCCCGAACGATACGCGGACGACCCCGATACCGCCCCGGCCGGCAGCAGTGGCAATGGCGACGATCGGATCGGAATCGGTAGCAAGCATGGAAATTCGAGGAATCGGGTAAACGGATGGTCAATGATGCGCCCACGCAACGGTTTGGGCATCGGGACGCCGGCATTGTAGCGTGCCGGCCCGAACGCCACCGGACGCCATGTCAGTTTCGAACTCGCCCAACTTTATCCCGACGGAGCTAAGTCGAGTATTACTGTCGCGCCGCTACGTGCTGTCCATTTCGGACGAGTATGCCTTCCGTAAAGGCCCGGCGCTCGCCCTTCCCCATTGCCCGGTACGATCCGCGGCAGGTTGGGATTCATCCAAATAAGCTATGTTTATCCCATATGGTTGTCTGAGAGGCGTCGGTGGAATTGCACAATCACCCCATGCCGACACCCGAAGAAAAATCAGCGTTTTCGGAACGCCTGAAATTTGCCTTGAGGCGCAGCCCGGAGAAGGTCACCGGCGCGACCGAACTCGCGAACCGGTTCAACCTTCGTCACCATGGTGCGCAGCCGGTTTCACCGCAAACCGCGCACAAATGGCTGACCGGCCGGACGATTCCGACGCCGGACAAACTCGAAACGCTCGCCGACTGGTTGCGCGTCGAACTGCATTGGCTACATTACGGCCCATCGCCGAGCGTTGCCGAACATCCGACGCCGCAACCGCTGCCGCGCGACGAGCGCTATCCGCCGACGCCCGAGACGATCGAGCTCGCGTCGAAGATCGAGGCGCTGCCGCCGCATCAACGTTACCTCGTTCAGGAACTGATCGAGCAGTTCTACGGCAACGACGCGAAACTCGAGGCGAAGAAGGGCTGAACCGCCGCGGTCGACCTCCGCCACACGCCGCCGCGCCGCCATCCGCCGGAAACAAAAAAGCCGCATGGATAAAACCATGCGGCTTTTTTACGTGCATCGCGGGCGGCTGGCTGCCCGCGTGTGCGACATGCGTCAGGCCTTCTTGCCGCCGCCGAGCTTGCGCGTGATGTAGTACTGCTGCGCGATCGACAGCACGTTGTTCACGACGTAGTACAGCACCAGGCCGGCCGGGAAGAAGAAGAACATCACCGAGAACGCGATCGGCATGAACTTCATCATCTTCGCCTGGACCGGGTCCGGCGGCGTCGGGTTCAGGCTCGTCTGCACGAACATCGAGACGGCCATCAGCACCGGCAGGATGAAGAACGGATCGCGCTGCGACAGGTCGTGAATCCACAGAATCCACGGCGCGCCGCGCATTTCGACCGAAGCGAGCAGCACCCAGTACAGCGAGATGAACACCGGGATCTGGATCACGACCGGCAGGCAGCCGCCGAACGGATTGACCTTCTCGGTCTTGTACAGCTCCATCAGCGCGGCGTTCATCTTCTGCGGATCGCTCTTGAAGCGTTCGCGCAGCGCCTGCATGCGCGGCGTGATTTCCTTCATGCGCGCCATCGACTTGTAGCTCGCGGCCGACAGCGGGAAGAACACAGCCTTGATCAGCACCGTCAGCAGCACGATCGCCCAGCCCCAGTTGCCGACGAAGCCGTGAATCTTCTCGAGCAGCCAGA
The sequence above is a segment of the Burkholderia diffusa genome. Coding sequences within it:
- a CDS encoding helix-turn-helix domain-containing protein, yielding MPTPEEKSAFSERLKFALRRSPEKVTGATELANRFNLRHHGAQPVSPQTAHKWLTGRTIPTPDKLETLADWLRVELHWLHYGPSPSVAEHPTPQPLPRDERYPPTPETIELASKIEALPPHQRYLVQELIEQFYGNDAKLEAKKG
- the mnmE gene encoding tRNA uridine-5-carboxymethylaminomethyl(34) synthesis GTPase MnmE — encoded protein: MLATDSDPIVAIATAAGRGGIGVVRVSFGRGGEAAALPLIDALCGQRLAPRHASYVPFLDEHGAPLDRGIALYFPAPHSYTGEHVLELQGHGGPIVMQLLLQRCLDAGRGFGLRLAEPGEFTRRAFLNDKLDLAQAEAVADLIEASTEAAARSAGRSLDGAFSRQIHALVEDVITLRMLVEATLDFPEEEIDFLEAADARGKLAKIREQLAHVLGDARQGALLREGLSVVLAGQPNVGKSSLLNALAGAELAIVTPIAGTTRDKVAQTIQVEGIPLHIIDTAGLRETEDEVERIGIARTWSEIERADVVLHLLDSRTGMTADDETIAARFPDGVPVVRVLNKTDLTGVPACVEHPAAEGDLTEVHLSAKRGDGIDMLRAELLRIAGWQAGAEGVYLARERHLIALRAAQEHLAQAADHAEQRAQSLDLFAEELRLAQEQLNAITGEFTSDDLLGVIFSRFCIGK